In Desulfosediminicola ganghwensis, a single window of DNA contains:
- the hcp gene encoding hydroxylamine reductase has translation MFCHQCQETMKNVGCSAKQGMCGKTAEVANLQDLFIWCLKGISFWGHKAKEFDIYNEKAGFFIDKGLFATITNANFDRDFFIRSIKESLKIREELKASYLKAFSQKHGQDFAKPVPECATWVPADENEITSKAESGTGGWLEIENEDERSLKATILYGLKGMSAYAEHAYQINKSCREIFEFLMEALAALVDKNMSQEDLFDLVVKTGQVGVKTMALLDEANTQAYGAPEITQVNIGVGSNPGILVTGHDLVDLEELLEQTQEQGVDIYTHSEMLPANYYPKLKKYPHLHGNYGNAWWLQKEDIANFNGPTLFTSNCLVPPKGVDYKDKMFTTGAVGYEGVSHIPDRPEGGQKDFSAIIEMAKACPPPKETETGQITGGFAHSQVLALADKVIEAVKSRAIKRFIVMGGCDGRHKSRSYYTDVAKALPADTVILTAGCAKFKYNKLDLGDIGDIPRVLDAGQCNDSYSLAVIAMELQKAFELDDINDLPLSFDIAWYEQKAVLVLLALLSLGVKGIRVGPTLPGFLSPGIAKVLIEKFDLKAITTPREDVAAMMAGN, from the coding sequence ATGTTTTGTCACCAATGCCAAGAGACAATGAAGAATGTTGGATGCTCGGCGAAGCAGGGGATGTGTGGGAAAACAGCAGAAGTCGCCAACCTGCAGGATCTATTCATCTGGTGCTTGAAAGGGATTTCGTTCTGGGGACACAAGGCAAAAGAGTTTGATATATACAACGAAAAAGCAGGTTTTTTTATCGACAAGGGTCTTTTTGCAACAATTACCAACGCCAATTTTGACCGTGATTTCTTCATACGTTCCATAAAAGAAAGTCTCAAAATCAGAGAAGAGCTGAAAGCTTCCTACCTCAAGGCATTCAGCCAGAAACATGGTCAGGATTTTGCCAAGCCCGTACCGGAATGTGCCACTTGGGTTCCCGCCGATGAGAACGAAATTACATCCAAAGCAGAAAGTGGGACCGGTGGCTGGCTGGAGATTGAGAATGAGGATGAGCGTTCTCTGAAGGCAACAATCTTATACGGATTGAAAGGGATGTCTGCCTATGCAGAGCATGCTTACCAAATTAACAAGTCATGTAGAGAAATCTTTGAATTCCTTATGGAGGCTCTTGCCGCATTAGTGGACAAAAACATGTCACAGGAGGATTTGTTTGATCTTGTTGTAAAAACTGGCCAAGTCGGTGTGAAGACAATGGCCTTACTCGATGAGGCGAATACACAAGCTTACGGGGCCCCTGAAATAACTCAAGTTAATATTGGGGTCGGCAGTAACCCGGGAATTCTGGTCACTGGACACGATTTGGTGGATTTAGAGGAGTTGCTGGAACAGACGCAAGAACAGGGGGTCGATATCTATACCCATAGTGAGATGCTGCCTGCCAACTATTATCCGAAGTTAAAGAAATACCCGCATCTGCATGGTAATTACGGCAATGCCTGGTGGCTGCAGAAAGAAGATATTGCCAACTTTAATGGTCCCACTTTATTCACCTCAAACTGCCTGGTACCACCCAAGGGGGTAGATTACAAAGACAAGATGTTTACCACCGGGGCTGTCGGTTATGAGGGAGTTTCCCATATTCCAGATCGGCCAGAGGGAGGCCAGAAAGATTTCTCAGCCATTATTGAAATGGCAAAAGCATGCCCTCCGCCAAAGGAAACTGAAACAGGCCAGATAACCGGAGGATTTGCTCACAGTCAAGTACTTGCCCTGGCAGATAAAGTGATTGAAGCGGTAAAATCCCGTGCAATAAAACGCTTTATCGTCATGGGAGGATGTGATGGTCGTCATAAAAGTCGCAGCTATTATACTGATGTGGCCAAGGCTTTACCGGCAGATACAGTCATTTTGACCGCAGGTTGTGCCAAATTCAAATACAATAAACTGGATTTGGGAGATATAGGAGACATCCCGAGGGTTCTCGATGCTGGTCAATGCAACGACTCCTACTCTCTCGCTGTCATTGCCATGGAACTGCAAAAAGCATTTGAACTCGATGACATTAATGACCTACCTCTATCTTTTGATATCGCCTGGTATGAACAAAAAGCGGTTCTGGTGCTACTGGCACTGCTGTCATTAGGAGTAAAAGGGATTCGAGTTGGTCCAACACTGCCTGGCTTCTTGTCTCCAGGCATTGCTAAAGTTCTGATTGAAAAATTTGACCTCAAAGCTATAACGACCCCCCGTGAGGATGTTGCAGCCATGATGGCAGGTAATTAA
- a CDS encoding multiheme c-type cytochrome: MGKVVRVSIVVLMVFTVLTWALGAQAAIPSEIGVKEDPLVRMPGTQPAPENTTDIEAPTRCLNCHSGFNQAVEPGHNWQGSMMAQASRDFLFWACLTVSAQDSIFAIERPNATDICLRCHFPQGWLGGRSGPTNGSAMASSDFDGVHCDVCHSMYDPFFEDTFNGSREDADWLGYWDETNLSTTPSETAAQVTLEEDRRLSGTILQADGLPFFDPLNSPPVNWQENGSGQYFLSDNRAKRAPFADANGRHPMLYSRYHKSKYMCSTCHDVSNPILANLDGGVLPGDTIADLGGPLVSETDSAFSFYHVERTFSEFMLSDYGLQGGAPGIGPYAPENYDTSHPDNNITKCQDCHMRDGVGKAASQRSAVNRPDGSVEHPLSGQPIHDLTGGNAWVTAVLASTDPNCQDGGVTCYDPVNENLLNQGADILTLDLTQGQGIDPVRLIDGSNRALQQLQLAASINDAAISGNTLSFKVQNQTGHKLISGFPEGRRMYLNIRFYDEAGGLVQEINPYDTVAGTFKGFVYPYAPEVESGVPWPAPLDEATEIHDDSLVYEMKPTSSLTEEEKSFHFALATGRYKDNRIPPKGFRIHEAAARLSTPVDQGADAPNYYSSAEYAGGYDDVSVAVPTGAVKADITLYYQTTSREYIEFLRDEITGTGNLTLPPGDYVVQIDPWFANLAGWGNTIWQLWKQNMNLKSAAPYQMTAASVGVPPLPCDAPIPVLVQAVAASNQVELGWSSALDPNDPDSGYNLYYDQVGKELFIADTGKATTFTDMNLINGQTYCYKVTSYTVGCESQFSNVLCAAPLSPGQSFDSSAVLGPIGRLEVTGKGKNTQITFVETTTFLQGDEIMIYVTVSDADGVPIEGATVDISVVGPVTVSLTSGPTDVDGISSVSWATEAPNKKGVGGTPTGSYNVSVSGVTATDYTWDGMANAVSFTIN; encoded by the coding sequence ATGGGAAAGGTGGTGAGAGTGTCGATTGTGGTATTGATGGTATTTACTGTCTTGACTTGGGCCTTGGGGGCGCAAGCTGCGATTCCGTCTGAGATCGGGGTAAAAGAAGATCCTCTGGTGCGAATGCCGGGAACCCAGCCGGCGCCGGAAAATACTACTGACATCGAGGCCCCGACTCGTTGCCTCAATTGTCATAGCGGTTTCAATCAGGCGGTGGAGCCGGGGCATAACTGGCAGGGCTCGATGATGGCCCAGGCGTCAAGAGACTTCTTATTCTGGGCCTGTCTTACCGTCAGCGCTCAGGACTCCATATTCGCAATCGAAAGGCCCAACGCCACGGATATCTGTCTGCGCTGTCATTTTCCCCAGGGCTGGCTGGGGGGCAGGTCCGGTCCGACCAACGGCTCTGCCATGGCCAGCAGCGATTTTGATGGCGTTCACTGTGATGTTTGCCACTCAATGTATGATCCGTTTTTTGAGGATACCTTCAATGGTTCCCGTGAAGATGCCGACTGGCTCGGCTACTGGGATGAAACCAATCTCAGCACTACTCCCTCGGAAACTGCGGCACAGGTCACCCTGGAGGAAGACAGGCGTTTGTCCGGCACCATCCTGCAAGCTGACGGTTTGCCGTTTTTTGACCCGCTAAACAGTCCTCCGGTAAATTGGCAGGAGAATGGTTCAGGGCAGTATTTTCTCAGTGACAACAGGGCGAAGCGCGCCCCATTTGCCGATGCCAACGGTCGCCATCCAATGCTGTATAGTAGGTATCATAAATCGAAATACATGTGCAGTACCTGCCATGACGTCTCCAATCCGATACTGGCAAATCTGGATGGCGGTGTCCTGCCCGGGGATACCATCGCCGACCTGGGTGGTCCGCTGGTTTCCGAGACAGATTCCGCCTTTTCCTTCTACCATGTCGAGCGCACCTTCTCCGAGTTCATGCTCTCGGACTACGGACTGCAGGGTGGGGCCCCGGGCATCGGTCCATACGCCCCGGAAAACTATGACACTTCCCACCCGGATAACAACATCACCAAATGCCAAGACTGTCATATGCGCGATGGGGTTGGCAAAGCTGCCTCCCAGAGAAGTGCGGTGAACAGGCCGGACGGCAGCGTGGAGCATCCTCTAAGCGGCCAGCCGATCCACGATCTGACTGGCGGTAATGCCTGGGTGACGGCGGTACTTGCCTCCACTGACCCCAACTGCCAGGATGGAGGGGTAACGTGCTATGATCCGGTCAACGAAAACCTGCTGAACCAGGGGGCGGATATCCTGACCCTTGATCTCACCCAGGGCCAGGGGATCGACCCCGTTCGCCTGATTGATGGTTCAAACAGAGCCTTGCAGCAGCTGCAGTTGGCGGCATCCATCAATGATGCGGCCATAAGCGGCAATACTCTGAGTTTCAAGGTGCAAAACCAGACCGGCCACAAGCTTATTTCGGGTTTTCCGGAAGGCCGGCGCATGTACCTCAACATCCGCTTCTACGACGAGGCCGGTGGGCTGGTCCAGGAGATTAATCCCTATGATACGGTCGCCGGTACCTTCAAGGGTTTTGTCTACCCTTACGCTCCCGAGGTAGAAAGTGGGGTGCCGTGGCCTGCTCCGCTGGATGAGGCCACGGAAATTCACGACGACAGCCTGGTGTATGAGATGAAGCCGACCTCGAGCTTGACCGAGGAGGAGAAATCCTTCCACTTTGCACTGGCCACGGGCAGATACAAAGATAATCGTATCCCGCCCAAAGGGTTCAGGATACATGAGGCAGCCGCCAGGTTGTCGACCCCGGTGGACCAGGGAGCGGATGCTCCGAATTATTACAGTAGTGCCGAGTATGCTGGCGGCTATGATGATGTATCTGTCGCTGTGCCGACCGGAGCGGTCAAGGCGGATATTACACTGTATTACCAGACGACGAGCCGTGAATATATCGAGTTTTTAAGAGACGAGATCACCGGTACGGGCAATCTGACCCTGCCGCCAGGTGACTATGTCGTGCAGATAGATCCATGGTTTGCAAACCTTGCCGGTTGGGGTAATACCATTTGGCAGCTCTGGAAACAGAATATGAATCTTAAGTCCGCGGCACCCTATCAGATGACTGCAGCTTCCGTAGGTGTGCCGCCCCTGCCCTGTGATGCTCCGATACCGGTGCTTGTCCAGGCGGTTGCGGCCAGCAACCAGGTGGAGTTGGGCTGGTCATCCGCACTCGACCCCAATGATCCCGATAGTGGGTACAATCTGTATTACGACCAGGTGGGCAAGGAGCTGTTTATCGCTGATACCGGCAAGGCGACCACGTTCACGGATATGAACCTGATCAACGGACAGACCTATTGTTACAAGGTCACTTCGTATACCGTGGGTTGCGAGTCCCAATTCAGCAACGTCCTCTGTGCAGCCCCGCTTTCGCCGGGACAGAGTTTTGACAGCAGTGCTGTCCTTGGACCGATCGGTCGCTTGGAGGTGACGGGCAAAGGCAAAAATACCCAGATCACTTTTGTTGAAACCACGACTTTTCTCCAGGGCGATGAGATCATGATTTATGTAACGGTCAGCGACGCCGATGGCGTTCCCATAGAGGGGGCAACGGTGGATATTTCGGTGGTGGGGCCGGTAACCGTTTCCCTGACCAGTGGCCCCACCGATGTGGATGGTATCAGCTCTGTGTCATGGGCCACTGAGGCTCCCAACAAGAAAGGTGTAGGAGGTACTCCGACAGGCAGTTATAACGTTTCCGTATCCGGGGTAACGGCAACCGATTACACCTGGGACGGCATGGCAAATGCAGTGTCTTTCACGATTAACTAG
- a CDS encoding PAS domain S-box protein, which translates to MSTTITSHSARDEYFYLLENLDKVERALRKSEDFEDTIGEVLDTLLSIFESDRAWLLYPCDPATPTWSVPMERTREGYPGALQRGKEIPTQPDVRNVFEAALNSEDPVSYDSASKRQVPNYVAKQYDVKSQITTAIIPKIGKPWLLGMHQCSHERIWTPKDKQLFQEVGRRLADALNTLLALRHLKESEEKYRLLVENQTDLVVKVDLEGRFHFVSHSYCEMFGKEEGELLGQQFMPMVHEGDREQTAKAMEALWVPPHTAYMEQRAMTKDGWRWLAWVDTAVLDEGGEVQSIIGVGRDITAQKEAEEEQRKLQDKLLQAEKLESIGRLAGGVAHDFNNMLGAILGYSELALSEVKPGTKLHQHLLQIHKASERSIDLTRQLLGFARKQTFSPKPLKVNDTIQGGLKILTRLIGEEIELIWAPGSDNWQVRADPGQIDQIMANLLINGRDAINGIGKIIISTEGVDLQKGDCRNRPAVKPGQYVCISVKDNGAGIDVETLPHVFDPFYTTKPVGEGTGLGLATVYGIVMQNDGFIEVESEPGAGTTFLVYLPRYLGCDSAEIMVPEKDESYKGQEVIMVVEDDPLILELACNVLTGLGYECLPANKPSEALYIAETHAGPIDLLLTDVVMPEMNGRELSKRFLSLHPGSKCLFMSGYDSDVVAHRGILDQEINFIQKPFSINELANKLREIFSK; encoded by the coding sequence TTGAGTACTACAATCACTTCTCATTCCGCTCGTGATGAATATTTCTACCTCCTGGAAAATTTGGATAAAGTAGAGAGAGCACTGCGGAAGTCCGAGGATTTTGAGGACACAATCGGCGAAGTACTGGATACCTTACTCTCCATTTTTGAAAGTGATCGAGCCTGGCTGCTTTACCCCTGTGATCCGGCAACTCCCACCTGGAGTGTGCCGATGGAAAGGACGCGGGAAGGCTATCCCGGAGCATTGCAGAGAGGGAAAGAGATCCCCACCCAGCCAGATGTGAGAAATGTATTCGAAGCTGCATTAAATTCTGAGGATCCGGTGTCGTATGACAGCGCGTCGAAACGCCAAGTGCCGAATTATGTGGCGAAACAGTATGATGTCAAGTCACAGATAACCACTGCCATTATCCCCAAAATTGGCAAACCCTGGCTGTTGGGAATGCATCAGTGTTCCCACGAACGGATCTGGACCCCAAAAGATAAACAGCTTTTTCAAGAGGTAGGCCGGAGGCTGGCCGATGCCTTGAATACTCTTCTTGCCCTTCGTCACTTAAAGGAGAGCGAGGAGAAATATCGGTTGCTGGTGGAAAACCAGACGGATCTCGTGGTCAAGGTTGACTTGGAGGGCAGGTTTCATTTCGTCAGCCATTCGTATTGTGAGATGTTCGGCAAGGAAGAGGGCGAGCTACTGGGGCAGCAGTTCATGCCTATGGTGCATGAAGGCGACCGAGAGCAGACTGCGAAAGCGATGGAGGCACTTTGGGTTCCGCCCCATACAGCCTATATGGAACAACGGGCTATGACCAAGGATGGCTGGCGGTGGCTGGCGTGGGTTGACACTGCGGTTTTGGATGAAGGTGGTGAGGTGCAGTCAATAATCGGGGTCGGCCGGGATATTACGGCCCAGAAAGAAGCCGAAGAGGAGCAAAGGAAACTGCAGGATAAGCTTTTGCAGGCTGAAAAGCTGGAATCTATCGGTCGACTGGCCGGGGGAGTCGCGCACGACTTTAACAATATGCTAGGAGCCATTCTCGGCTATTCAGAACTGGCGCTCAGCGAGGTCAAGCCTGGTACCAAACTGCACCAACACTTGTTGCAGATTCATAAGGCGTCGGAACGTTCGATCGATTTAACACGGCAGCTGCTCGGTTTTGCCCGTAAACAGACCTTTTCTCCCAAACCGCTCAAGGTAAACGATACCATCCAGGGGGGGCTTAAGATCCTCACCCGCCTCATCGGTGAGGAGATCGAGCTGATCTGGGCACCCGGGTCCGATAATTGGCAGGTCAGGGCTGATCCGGGCCAGATCGACCAGATTATGGCCAATCTTTTAATCAATGGCCGAGATGCAATCAACGGCATCGGCAAGATCATCATCTCCACCGAGGGCGTTGACCTGCAAAAGGGTGATTGCCGGAACCGGCCAGCCGTCAAGCCCGGCCAATATGTCTGTATCTCCGTAAAAGATAATGGCGCCGGCATTGACGTGGAAACGTTGCCCCACGTTTTTGATCCGTTCTATACCACCAAGCCGGTGGGCGAGGGGACAGGCCTTGGGTTGGCCACGGTCTACGGGATTGTAATGCAGAATGATGGCTTTATCGAGGTGGAAAGCGAACCCGGGGCCGGCACCACCTTTCTCGTTTACCTCCCGCGATACCTGGGATGCGACTCGGCTGAGATAATGGTTCCCGAAAAGGATGAATCATATAAGGGGCAGGAGGTGATCATGGTGGTGGAGGATGATCCGCTCATCCTTGAGTTAGCGTGCAACGTGCTTACCGGACTGGGCTATGAGTGTTTGCCGGCCAATAAGCCCTCGGAGGCCCTGTATATAGCGGAAACGCATGCCGGCCCGATTGATCTGCTGCTTACCGATGTGGTTATGCCGGAGATGAACGGCCGTGAGCTCTCCAAGCGATTTCTCTCCCTACACCCCGGCAGCAAGTGTCTGTTTATGTCCGGCTACGACTCCGATGTCGTCGCCCATCGGGGGATTCTGGACCAGGAGATCAATTTTATCCAAAAACCCTTTTCCATAAATGAATTGGCCAATAAATTGCGGGAGATCTTCTCCAAATAG
- a CDS encoding homocysteine S-methyltransferase family protein, translated as MIETTSTSGITLLDGGMGRQLKAMGAPFQQPEWSALALMEAPEMVREAHEQFAAAGSEILTTNSYAVVPFHIGEERFAQDGARLAALSGQLAFEAATKFGCRVAGSLPPLFGSYLPDLFVAERAQSLSAVLVEALSPYVDLWLAETLSSIAEFEVVASVLRHDNRPLWAAYTLLESDQAEDATPRLRSGETVVEAVRVAAERGAGAILFNCSQPEVMPPAITATSRELQRLGLTRPIGAYANAFPPQLQDAQANTAILEIRQELDPAGYLAFAEEWCRLGATIIGGCCGIGPEHIEALHGKLKKKA; from the coding sequence ATGATCGAGACCACCTCCACCTCTGGAATCACCCTGCTCGACGGCGGCATGGGCCGGCAGCTCAAGGCAATGGGCGCACCGTTTCAGCAACCCGAATGGTCGGCACTGGCACTGATGGAGGCACCGGAGATGGTACGCGAAGCCCATGAGCAGTTTGCCGCCGCCGGTAGTGAGATCCTGACCACCAACAGTTACGCCGTGGTGCCGTTCCATATCGGTGAGGAACGGTTTGCCCAAGATGGCGCCAGGCTGGCCGCACTCTCGGGACAGCTGGCCTTTGAAGCCGCCACCAAGTTCGGCTGCCGCGTGGCCGGCTCCTTGCCGCCACTGTTCGGCTCGTACCTGCCCGACCTCTTTGTCGCGGAACGGGCGCAATCGCTATCGGCTGTGCTTGTTGAGGCGCTCAGCCCCTATGTCGATCTCTGGCTGGCCGAGACCCTGAGTTCAATCGCAGAGTTCGAGGTGGTTGCCAGCGTACTTCGCCACGATAATCGGCCACTCTGGGCGGCCTATACCCTTCTCGAGAGCGATCAAGCAGAAGATGCCACGCCCCGATTGCGCTCGGGGGAGACTGTGGTGGAGGCGGTACGAGTAGCGGCAGAGCGTGGCGCCGGGGCCATCCTCTTTAACTGCAGCCAACCTGAAGTCATGCCCCCGGCAATTACGGCCACCTCCCGTGAATTGCAGCGCCTCGGCCTGACCAGGCCGATCGGCGCTTACGCTAACGCCTTCCCGCCGCAACTACAAGATGCTCAGGCAAATACCGCTATCCTGGAGATCCGCCAGGAGCTTGACCCGGCCGGCTATCTCGCATTCGCTGAGGAGTGGTGCCGGTTGGGCGCGACGATCATAGGGGGCTGCTGCGGCATCGGCCCGGAACACATCGAGGCCCTCCATGGGAAGTTGAAAAAAAAGGCCTGA
- a CDS encoding HD-GYP domain-containing protein — protein sequence MGPQHRIVAIYLVIGLLWIFLSDAVVDLIFFKKELITSAQSIKGSLFIAVTGILLFLLIRRDINHITKLNSKLVESYEQTIAGWVRVMDLRHKEAKDHTERVTSMTLEMAKLAGNFHDAELKHIERGAFLHDIGKIGIPDEILIKSGKLTEQEWAEMITHPQIAHDILSEIDFLAPSLNIPYCHHEKWDGSGYPQGLKGDEIPLEARIFAVIDVWDALIHPRVYKKAWPEERVLDQIRQGSGQHFDPRMVKIFLDNYSHLKGYAEISRGLA from the coding sequence GTGGGACCTCAACACCGAATTGTTGCCATATACCTGGTCATTGGTTTGCTCTGGATATTCCTGTCGGACGCTGTGGTCGATCTCATCTTTTTTAAAAAGGAACTCATCACCTCCGCCCAGTCGATCAAGGGCTCGCTGTTCATCGCGGTAACCGGCATCCTGTTGTTTTTACTGATCCGAAGGGATATCAACCACATCACCAAGTTGAACTCTAAATTGGTGGAGAGTTACGAGCAGACCATCGCCGGCTGGGTGCGGGTGATGGACTTACGTCATAAGGAGGCCAAGGATCATACCGAACGGGTAACCAGCATGACCCTGGAGATGGCCAAACTTGCCGGAAATTTCCACGATGCAGAGCTCAAGCACATCGAGCGGGGTGCCTTTTTACACGATATCGGCAAGATCGGTATCCCCGATGAAATCCTGATCAAGTCGGGCAAGCTCACTGAGCAGGAATGGGCGGAAATGATTACCCATCCCCAGATAGCACACGATATTCTCTCAGAAATTGACTTTCTTGCTCCCAGCCTGAACATTCCCTATTGCCACCATGAAAAATGGGATGGCAGCGGTTACCCGCAGGGTTTGAAAGGTGACGAGATTCCCCTTGAGGCACGGATTTTTGCGGTGATCGATGTGTGGGATGCGCTGATTCATCCGAGGGTGTACAAAAAGGCCTGGCCGGAAGAACGGGTGCTGGACCAGATCAGACAGGGAAGCGGTCAACATTTCGACCCACGGATGGTCAAGATCTTCCTGGATAATTATTCCCACCTCAAAGGCTATGCCGAAATAAGCAGAGGATTGGCTTGA
- the tnpB gene encoding IS66 family insertion sequence element accessory protein TnpB (TnpB, as the term is used for proteins encoded by IS66 family insertion elements, is considered an accessory protein, since TnpC, encoded by a neighboring gene, is a DDE family transposase.), with amino-acid sequence MIPTPANVRVYIALGVTDMRKSINGLSLLVEDQFDLDLFSGSLFAFCNRKRDMVKILYWYQNGFCIWQKRLEADVFRWPESEEEVIEVHETALQWLLHGLDVQQAHMQLSYNSVS; translated from the coding sequence ATGATTCCCACTCCAGCAAATGTCCGAGTCTACATTGCTCTCGGGGTTACCGATATGCGCAAGTCAATAAACGGTTTGTCTCTTCTTGTTGAAGATCAGTTTGACCTCGATCTTTTCTCGGGCAGTCTGTTCGCTTTCTGTAATAGGAAAAGGGATATGGTCAAGATCCTTTACTGGTATCAAAATGGTTTTTGCATCTGGCAAAAACGACTTGAGGCAGATGTCTTTCGTTGGCCGGAATCAGAAGAAGAGGTAATTGAAGTCCATGAAACTGCTTTGCAGTGGCTTTTACATGGGCTTGATGTGCAACAGGCTCACATGCAACTTAGCTACAATTCAGTATCATAA
- the tnpC gene encoding IS66 family transposase, with the protein MNFDTANLPDDPAELKRLLVETQRRYERETELLREQVRLLYAKLFGKKSEKGGAEAGVMQLPLFDMPEPEVEPVAEVVEVPEHTRAKRGRKPLPANLPRVEIVHDIPEDDKVCNCGAELDRIGEDISEKLDIVPAIIRVVRHIRPKYACKACEGLESEGPVVKIAPPPKQIISKGIATAGLLAHILTAKFCDALPFYRQERQFSRLGAEIPRATMANWAMKAAGACTPLLELLWREIHSGPLINIDETSVQVLAEPGRSPTTKSYMWICRGGDPHHPGLIYHYAPSRSAKIARELLAGYRGAVQSDGYAGYDFLDTQPNIAHAGCWAHVRRKFVDAQKGRGKTKKAGSTDVALNYIRQIYAIEKEAAKQGLADEDLLALRRKKARPILEDFFLWLSKKSSQVTPKSLLGSAVNYTLNQWKRLLVYLDIPEMTPDNNAAENAIRPFVVGRKNWLFAGTQEGAKASAVIYSLVETAKANNLEPYNYLRYLFEKLPFAESRSELLKLLPMNLKADDLRIAGNVSGV; encoded by the coding sequence ATGAATTTCGATACAGCAAACCTTCCTGATGACCCGGCAGAACTCAAACGACTTCTCGTTGAAACCCAACGTCGTTACGAGCGGGAAACCGAGCTTTTACGAGAGCAGGTTCGTCTACTCTATGCCAAACTGTTTGGCAAAAAAAGTGAAAAAGGAGGAGCCGAAGCAGGCGTGATGCAACTGCCTCTCTTTGACATGCCTGAACCTGAGGTTGAGCCAGTTGCCGAGGTTGTTGAAGTCCCTGAACATACTCGAGCGAAACGAGGCCGCAAGCCGTTACCGGCTAACCTGCCCAGGGTCGAAATCGTACATGACATTCCCGAAGATGATAAAGTCTGCAATTGTGGGGCGGAGCTGGATCGTATAGGTGAGGATATTTCCGAAAAGTTGGATATCGTCCCAGCTATTATACGGGTTGTGCGTCATATTCGCCCTAAATATGCTTGTAAAGCCTGTGAAGGATTGGAGTCTGAAGGGCCAGTGGTGAAAATTGCACCACCGCCAAAGCAGATTATCAGCAAGGGAATTGCTACCGCGGGCTTACTCGCCCATATACTTACTGCAAAATTCTGTGATGCACTGCCATTTTACCGGCAGGAAAGACAATTTTCCCGGCTGGGAGCTGAAATACCCAGGGCAACCATGGCTAATTGGGCAATGAAAGCTGCCGGTGCCTGCACACCACTTCTTGAACTGCTGTGGCGAGAGATTCATTCCGGTCCGTTAATCAATATCGATGAAACCTCGGTTCAGGTTCTGGCTGAACCGGGGCGGTCACCAACAACTAAATCGTATATGTGGATATGTCGCGGTGGTGATCCACATCATCCCGGCCTGATCTATCATTATGCTCCAAGTCGTTCAGCCAAAATTGCAAGGGAGCTGCTTGCGGGATATCGTGGAGCCGTGCAATCAGATGGTTACGCTGGGTACGACTTTCTTGATACGCAACCGAATATTGCCCACGCTGGCTGTTGGGCTCATGTTCGCCGTAAATTTGTTGATGCACAAAAAGGTCGTGGCAAAACCAAAAAGGCGGGCAGCACCGATGTAGCGCTGAACTATATTCGACAAATTTATGCAATTGAAAAAGAGGCAGCTAAACAAGGTCTTGCAGATGAAGACCTGCTTGCCTTGCGTCGAAAAAAGGCTCGGCCGATTCTGGAAGATTTCTTCCTTTGGCTGAGCAAAAAGTCTAGCCAAGTGACACCGAAGAGTTTGCTTGGATCTGCGGTGAATTATACCCTCAACCAGTGGAAACGCTTATTGGTCTACCTCGATATTCCTGAAATGACGCCGGACAATAATGCCGCTGAGAACGCAATACGCCCATTTGTCGTTGGCAGAAAAAACTGGCTGTTTGCAGGAACACAGGAAGGTGCTAAGGCGAGCGCCGTGATCTATAGCCTGGTTGAAACAG
- the tnpA gene encoding IS66 family insertion sequence element accessory protein TnpA produces the protein MNGTISKLQQKQEYWQKHITAWQSSNLSQKTYCQSHGIALATFGYWKRKLKNLNDRQVAFYPLTVPATLPDNPVTASPASIAVHVNRFKLEIQSDFCAEQLKKAVKTLEQLT, from the coding sequence GTGAACGGCACAATCTCGAAACTACAGCAGAAGCAGGAATACTGGCAAAAACATATCACTGCTTGGCAATCAAGTAATCTGAGTCAGAAAACCTATTGTCAATCGCACGGCATTGCTCTGGCGACATTTGGCTACTGGAAGCGCAAACTAAAAAACCTGAATGATAGGCAGGTTGCGTTTTACCCACTTACTGTACCAGCAACACTTCCAGATAATCCTGTTACGGCTTCTCCTGCTAGCATCGCAGTACATGTCAATCGATTTAAGCTCGAAATTCAGAGTGACTTCTGCGCCGAACAATTGAAAAAAGCTGTGAAGACCCTGGAGCAGCTAACATGA